Proteins found in one Synechococcus sp. LA31 genomic segment:
- the rplR gene encoding 50S ribosomal protein L18, producing MSTLSRKQQTQKRHRRLRRNLTGTAARPRLAVFRSNNHIYAQLIDDDAQSTLCSASTVDKELRTSVNAAATCDASVAVGQLVAKRALAKGIQQVVFDRGGNLYHGRVKALADAAREAGLQF from the coding sequence ATGTCCACACTGTCCCGCAAGCAGCAGACGCAGAAACGCCACCGGCGTCTGCGTCGCAATCTCACTGGCACCGCCGCGCGTCCGCGCCTGGCTGTGTTCCGCTCCAACAATCACATCTACGCTCAGCTCATCGACGACGACGCCCAGAGCACTCTCTGCTCGGCGTCCACGGTCGATAAGGAGCTGCGCACCAGCGTCAACGCCGCCGCCACCTGTGACGCTTCAGTCGCCGTTGGTCAGTTGGTCGCCAAGCGTGCCCTCGCCAAGGGCATCCAACAGGTGGTCTTCGATCGAGGCGGCAACCTGTACCACGGCCGCGTCAAGGCCCTGGCTGACGCCGCCCGGGAAGCGGGCCTTCAGTTCTGA
- the rplF gene encoding 50S ribosomal protein L6, translating into MSRIGKAPISVPGGVTVTLSGLDVKVKGPKGELSRTLPDGVTIAQDGSTIVVSPASDHRRSRERHGLCRTLVANMVEGVSKGYIRKLEIVGVGYRAAVQGKKLVVSAGYSHQVEMVPPDGVTFAVDGNTTVLVSGADKELVGNEAAKVRAIRPPEPYKGKGIKYEGERILRKAGKTGKK; encoded by the coding sequence ATGTCTCGTATTGGTAAAGCGCCGATTTCCGTGCCGGGCGGCGTCACCGTTACCCTCAGCGGCCTCGACGTCAAAGTCAAAGGTCCCAAGGGTGAACTGAGCCGCACCCTCCCCGACGGTGTGACCATCGCCCAGGACGGCAGCACCATCGTGGTGAGCCCTGCTAGCGACCACCGTCGCTCCCGTGAGCGCCACGGTCTCTGCCGCACCCTCGTCGCCAACATGGTGGAAGGGGTGAGTAAGGGTTACATCCGCAAGCTCGAAATCGTTGGCGTGGGCTATCGCGCTGCCGTTCAGGGCAAGAAGCTCGTGGTGAGCGCTGGCTACAGCCACCAGGTTGAGATGGTGCCTCCCGACGGCGTGACCTTCGCCGTTGATGGCAACACCACTGTTCTCGTGTCCGGTGCGGACAAGGAACTGGTGGGCAACGAAGCCGCCAAGGTGCGCGCCATTCGTCCGCCTGAGCCCTACAAGGGCAAGGGCATCAAATACGAGGGTGAGCGCATCCTGCGCAAGGCCGGTAAGACCGGTAAGAAATGA
- the rpsH gene encoding 30S ribosomal protein S8, with product MANHDPISDMLTRIRNASEKRHQSTKVPASRMARSIAKVLQQEGFIAEISEEGDGVEKHLVLELKYSGKHRQPLIRTVQRVSKPGLRIYKNTRQLPKVLGGLGVAIISTSKGVMSDRDARKQGVGGEVLAYVY from the coding sequence ATGGCCAATCACGACCCAATTTCCGACATGCTTACTCGCATCCGTAATGCGAGTGAGAAGCGTCACCAATCCACCAAAGTGCCCGCTTCGCGCATGGCACGCAGCATCGCCAAGGTGCTGCAGCAGGAGGGCTTCATCGCCGAGATCTCTGAAGAGGGTGACGGCGTTGAAAAGCACCTCGTGCTCGAACTCAAATACAGCGGTAAGCACCGTCAGCCGCTGATCCGCACCGTGCAGCGCGTCAGCAAGCCCGGTCTGCGGATTTACAAGAACACCCGCCAGCTGCCCAAGGTGCTGGGCGGTCTCGGCGTGGCCATCATCTCCACCTCCAAAGGTGTGATGAGCGACCGCGATGCCCGTAAACAGGGCGTCGGCGGCGAAGTGCTCGCTTACGTCTACTGA
- the rplE gene encoding 50S ribosomal protein L5: MSLKQNYREKIQPKLLKDLNLSNIHEVPKLVKVTINRGLGEAAQNAKALEASIEELATITGQKVNVTRAKKAIAGFKIRQGMPIGVAVTLRGDRMYAFLERLINLALPRIRDFRGVSEKSFDGRGNYTLGVKEQIIFPEISFDKIDAIRGMDITIVTTARNDEEGRALLREMGMPFRSN; the protein is encoded by the coding sequence ATGTCCCTTAAACAGAACTATCGGGAGAAGATCCAGCCCAAGCTGCTGAAGGATCTCAATCTCTCGAATATCCACGAAGTCCCCAAGCTGGTCAAAGTGACCATCAACCGGGGCCTCGGTGAAGCCGCCCAGAATGCCAAGGCCCTCGAGGCCTCCATCGAGGAGCTGGCCACGATCACCGGTCAGAAGGTGAATGTGACTCGCGCCAAGAAAGCCATCGCCGGCTTCAAGATCCGTCAGGGCATGCCGATTGGTGTGGCCGTCACCCTGCGTGGCGACCGCATGTATGCGTTCCTCGAGCGTCTGATCAACTTGGCTCTACCTCGCATCCGTGATTTTCGCGGTGTGAGTGAGAAGAGCTTTGACGGTCGGGGCAATTACACCCTTGGGGTGAAGGAGCAGATCATTTTCCCTGAGATCTCCTTTGACAAGATCGACGCCATCCGGGGCATGGACATCACCATCGTGACCACTGCCCGTAACGACGAAGAGGGCCGGGCCCTCCTCCGCGAGATGGGAATGCCGTTCCGCAGTAACTGA
- the rplX gene encoding 50S ribosomal protein L24 encodes MATATPKAKPQVRIKMRIKKGDTVQVISGKDKGKTGEVLRTLPLENRVVVQGVNLRTRHVKPTQEGETGRIVTEEASLHASNVMLFSTDKNVVSRVEIVVEKDGTKKRRLKKTGEILD; translated from the coding sequence ATGGCTACTGCCACCCCTAAAGCCAAGCCCCAGGTGCGCATCAAGATGCGCATCAAAAAGGGCGACACCGTGCAGGTGATCAGCGGTAAGGACAAGGGCAAGACCGGTGAGGTCCTGCGCACCCTTCCCCTGGAAAACCGTGTGGTGGTGCAGGGCGTGAATCTGCGCACCCGCCACGTCAAGCCCACCCAGGAGGGCGAGACCGGCCGCATCGTGACCGAGGAAGCTTCTCTGCATGCTTCCAACGTGATGCTCTTTTCTACCGATAAGAACGTGGTCAGCCGCGTCGAAATCGTTGTGGAGAAAGACGGCACCAAAAAGCGCCGCCTCAAGAAAACAGGCGAGATCCTCGACTGA
- the rplN gene encoding 50S ribosomal protein L14, with the protein MIQQETFLNVADNSGAKRIQCIRVLGTNRRYAHVGDVIVAAVKDAMPNMGVKKSDVVKAVVVRTRATLRRVNGNSIRFDDNAAVILGTDNNPKGTRVFGPVARELRDRNFTKIVSLAPEVI; encoded by the coding sequence ATGATTCAACAGGAAACATTCCTCAACGTCGCTGACAACAGTGGCGCTAAGCGCATCCAGTGCATCCGTGTGCTGGGCACCAACCGTCGCTACGCCCACGTGGGCGATGTGATCGTGGCCGCTGTTAAAGACGCCATGCCCAACATGGGCGTGAAAAAGTCCGATGTGGTCAAGGCTGTGGTGGTGCGCACCAGGGCCACCCTGCGTCGCGTTAACGGTAATTCGATCCGTTTCGATGACAACGCTGCCGTGATCCTCGGCACCGACAACAACCCCAAGGGCACCCGCGTCTTCGGTCCCGTGGCGCGCGAACTGCGCGACCGCAACTTCACCAAGATTGTGTCCCTCGCTCCGGAGGTGATCTGA
- the rpsQ gene encoding 30S ribosomal protein S17: MATKERVGTVVSDKMDKTVVVAVENRFPHPIYQKTVSRTKRYKAHDEENACKVGDRVRITETRPLSRTKRWAVAEVLNTSSAS, encoded by the coding sequence ATGGCAACCAAGGAAAGGGTCGGCACCGTCGTCAGCGACAAGATGGATAAGACCGTGGTGGTGGCGGTGGAAAACCGCTTCCCTCACCCCATCTATCAAAAGACGGTGAGCCGCACCAAGCGCTACAAGGCGCACGACGAGGAGAACGCCTGCAAGGTGGGAGACCGCGTCCGCATCACCGAAACCCGTCCCCTCAGCCGCACCAAGCGCTGGGCCGTGGCCGAGGTGCTGAACACCAGCAGCGCCAGCTGA
- the rpmC gene encoding 50S ribosomal protein L29: protein MARPDIAEVRKLSDGDITTQIDDTRRELFTLRFEQATRRLETPHRFKAARIKLAQLLTVQTERQRSAAS, encoded by the coding sequence ATGGCACGTCCCGACATCGCCGAGGTGCGCAAGCTGTCCGACGGCGACATCACCACGCAGATCGACGACACCCGTCGCGAGCTGTTCACCCTTCGTTTTGAGCAAGCCACCCGCCGGCTCGAGACGCCGCACCGCTTCAAGGCCGCCCGCATCAAGCTGGCTCAGCTGCTGACGGTGCAAACGGAGCGCCAGCGCTCCGCCGCTTCCTGA
- the rplP gene encoding 50S ribosomal protein L16: MLSPRRVKFRKQQRGRMRGVATRGNTIAFGEFALQAQECGWITSRQIEASRRAMTRYVKRGGKIWIRIFPDKPVTMRPAETRMGSGKGNPEFWVAVIKPGRILFEMGGADITPEIAKAAMRLAQYKLPVKTKFLSLEDQESAQAAEAATTVES, encoded by the coding sequence ATGCTGAGTCCAAGACGCGTCAAATTCCGTAAGCAGCAGCGCGGCCGTATGCGCGGTGTCGCCACCCGTGGCAACACCATCGCCTTCGGTGAGTTCGCTCTGCAGGCCCAGGAGTGCGGGTGGATCACCTCCCGCCAGATTGAGGCCAGCCGCCGTGCGATGACCCGCTATGTGAAGCGGGGTGGAAAGATCTGGATCCGGATCTTCCCCGATAAGCCGGTGACCATGCGCCCCGCTGAAACCCGTATGGGTTCCGGTAAGGGCAACCCCGAGTTCTGGGTGGCCGTGATCAAGCCCGGTCGCATCCTGTTCGAGATGGGCGGTGCCGACATCACCCCAGAGATCGCCAAGGCAGCTATGCGCCTGGCGCAGTACAAGCTGCCCGTGAAGACCAAGTTCCTGTCCCTTGAGGATCAGGAATCTGCCCAGGCTGCCGAGGCGGCCACCACCGTGGAGTCCTGA